In Caldicellulosiruptor obsidiansis OB47, a single window of DNA contains:
- a CDS encoding extracellular solute-binding protein — protein MKRLVKIIAWVTAVVFMLSLVLVFYPSEKAFSSAGSTKKIVFWHITTDDNGKKMIQGQVDRFVKAHPDFKVEVVPLQNDSFKTKLKIAMGSNQAPDVFVTWGGGPFFEYVRAGKVKDITAYMNENNYKSRFVEAAFGPITYNNKIWAVPVEGAGVALVWYNKEIFKKYNLKVPTTYDEFLNIVKTLKAKGIIPITLANKTKWPGCFWYWNFVNKLGGASAFEKAAERTGGSFADQPFIKAGEMLQELVKIGAFPKGFNGLDWDTGQSRMLLYSGKAAMELMGTWQIPIVKAENKKFYDNNLDFFPFPSIKGGKGDPTSLVGMASSNYYAVTTTCKYPKEAFNMIQYLIDDQAVKERINYGQIPPVKGLKFSDPMLQKVYNIVAKAKSIQLWWDQYLPPQLAETHKDIVQSLFGLTLTPKAAAEKMEKAAKDYFKK, from the coding sequence GTGAAGAGGTTAGTAAAGATTATTGCATGGGTGACAGCGGTTGTTTTTATGCTAAGTTTAGTTTTGGTTTTTTATCCATCTGAAAAGGCTTTCAGCTCAGCAGGTAGCACGAAGAAGATTGTATTTTGGCACATCACCACTGACGATAATGGTAAAAAAATGATTCAGGGGCAAGTAGACCGCTTTGTAAAAGCACACCCGGATTTTAAGGTTGAAGTGGTACCACTTCAAAATGATTCGTTCAAGACAAAATTGAAAATTGCTATGGGTTCAAATCAGGCACCAGACGTATTTGTCACATGGGGCGGCGGTCCATTCTTTGAATATGTACGAGCTGGCAAAGTTAAGGATATTACAGCTTACATGAATGAAAACAATTATAAGAGCAGATTTGTTGAAGCTGCATTTGGACCAATCACTTATAACAATAAGATTTGGGCAGTTCCAGTTGAAGGAGCAGGTGTTGCGCTTGTATGGTACAATAAGGAAATATTTAAGAAATATAATTTAAAGGTTCCAACAACTTATGATGAATTTTTAAACATTGTAAAAACATTAAAAGCTAAAGGAATAATTCCTATTACACTTGCAAATAAAACAAAATGGCCAGGATGTTTCTGGTATTGGAATTTTGTCAATAAATTAGGTGGAGCTTCAGCTTTTGAAAAAGCAGCAGAAAGAACGGGCGGAAGTTTTGCTGATCAACCGTTTATAAAAGCTGGCGAAATGCTTCAAGAGTTAGTTAAAATAGGTGCATTTCCAAAAGGATTTAATGGTCTTGATTGGGATACAGGACAGTCAAGAATGCTTTTATACTCTGGTAAAGCTGCAATGGAATTAATGGGAACATGGCAGATTCCTATTGTTAAGGCTGAAAACAAGAAGTTCTACGACAATAACCTTGACTTCTTCCCATTCCCATCAATTAAAGGTGGGAAAGGCGATCCGACAAGTTTAGTTGGAATGGCATCTTCAAACTATTATGCTGTGACAACTACATGCAAATATCCAAAAGAAGCATTTAATATGATTCAATATTTAATTGACGATCAGGCAGTCAAAGAAAGAATTAATTATGGTCAAATACCTCCAGTAAAGGGCTTAAAGTTCTCAGATCCAATGCTTCAAAAGGTTTATAACATAGTTGCAAAAGCAAAGAGTATTCAGCTTTGGTGGGATCAATATTTACCGCCTCAACTTGCAGAAACTCATAAGGATATTGTTCAATCTCTCTTTGGTTTGACACTTACACCAAAAGCTGCGGCAGAAAAGATGGAGAAAGCGGCAAAAGATTATTTCAAGAAGTAA
- a CDS encoding carbohydrate ABC transporter permease gives MQRDRTSKLAQNIGIFLFLAPALILIGIYIIWPIIMSFNLSMFEWDGVSPQKIYIGLKNWKDLLHDSIFWHALGNNIKFIFLSIIIEMPIAILIAVLLDRGGKKFDLFKSLFYLPMLMSSVAIGVLFKYIYDPSFGLLSGILSFLHLDFLNQDWLGDPNVAFYSVVAVICWQYIPFYMIFFIAALSNIPHELYEAAKIDGATQGQYFWKIELPLLSPSIKTACILSLIGSLKYFDLIYVMTEGGPSNATELMATYMYKNAFASFKMGYGSTIASAMFIIITTAGVLAYFATKKNEG, from the coding sequence TTGCAGAGAGATAGAACCTCTAAATTAGCTCAAAACATAGGAATTTTCCTTTTCTTAGCTCCTGCTTTAATTTTAATTGGTATATATATAATTTGGCCAATAATTATGTCATTTAATCTTAGTATGTTTGAGTGGGATGGTGTTTCACCACAAAAGATATATATTGGGTTAAAAAATTGGAAAGATTTGTTACATGATTCTATATTTTGGCATGCATTGGGAAATAATATAAAGTTTATATTTTTATCAATAATTATTGAAATGCCGATTGCGATTTTAATTGCTGTTTTACTTGACAGAGGTGGTAAAAAGTTTGACCTCTTCAAGTCACTATTCTATCTTCCGATGCTTATGTCATCTGTTGCTATAGGTGTATTGTTCAAATATATATACGACCCATCGTTTGGACTTTTAAGTGGGATATTGAGTTTTCTGCATCTTGATTTTTTGAATCAGGATTGGTTAGGTGACCCTAATGTAGCTTTTTACTCTGTTGTAGCTGTTATATGTTGGCAATATATACCATTTTATATGATATTCTTTATAGCAGCTCTTTCAAATATTCCTCATGAATTATATGAGGCTGCAAAGATAGATGGAGCAACGCAAGGTCAGTATTTCTGGAAGATAGAGCTTCCTCTTTTGTCACCATCAATAAAAACAGCTTGTATCCTGTCTTTGATAGGTTCTCTTAAATATTTTGATTTAATTTACGTCATGACAGAAGGTGGACCGTCTAATGCGACTGAACTTATGGCAACTTATATGTATAAAAATGCTTTTGCCTCATTTAAAATGGGATACGGAAGTACAATTGCTTCAGCTATGTTTATAATAATAACAACAGCAGGCGTTTTGGCATATTTTGCAACCAAAAAAAATGAAGGTTAA
- a CDS encoding carbohydrate ABC transporter permease → MGSIKETKKWYFIFLAIWTLIADIPFLFMFFTSIKTQTELLMGNTWQVPKQPTIGNYSTVIQGSFFTYLKNSVIAVSISVILILIVSSMAAYVFARMKFALNNLLYSIIIAGMAIPIHVTLIPIYVLTNKIKLYDTIFALIGPYVALSLPMSIFILTEFMREIPIELEEAAKIDGCSMFRLYSDILLPLSRPALITVGIYNGTYLWNEFVFALVLTSSPQKRTLPLGIWDFQARYGSDIPAIMAFLTLSLLPMLIAYILGQDKIIKGMMAGAVKG, encoded by the coding sequence ATGGGTTCAATAAAAGAAACAAAAAAATGGTATTTTATATTTTTAGCTATATGGACTTTAATTGCTGATATTCCTTTTTTATTTATGTTTTTTACATCTATTAAAACACAAACAGAACTTTTGATGGGTAATACATGGCAGGTACCAAAACAGCCTACAATAGGAAACTATTCGACAGTAATTCAAGGTAGTTTTTTTACTTACCTTAAAAACAGTGTTATTGCTGTTTCGATATCTGTTATCTTAATTTTAATTGTATCTTCAATGGCAGCATATGTATTTGCCAGAATGAAATTTGCTTTAAATAATTTATTGTATTCGATTATAATAGCCGGAATGGCAATACCTATTCATGTTACTCTAATACCTATATATGTACTTACAAACAAGATAAAGTTATATGATACAATATTTGCTTTGATTGGACCATATGTTGCCCTAAGTTTGCCAATGTCAATATTTATTCTTACGGAATTTATGCGAGAAATACCTATTGAGCTTGAAGAAGCAGCCAAAATAGATGGTTGTTCCATGTTTAGACTGTATTCTGACATTCTTCTTCCACTTTCAAGACCTGCTTTAATTACAGTTGGGATATACAATGGGACATATCTTTGGAACGAGTTTGTTTTTGCTTTGGTATTAACAAGTTCACCACAAAAGAGAACTCTTCCACTTGGTATTTGGGATTTTCAAGCAAGATATGGTTCGGATATTCCAGCAATTATGGCATTCTTGACATTATCTCTTTTGCCAATGCTGATTGCATATATTTTGGGACAGGATAAAATCATAAAAGGTATGATGGCAGGTGCTGTAAAAGGATAA
- a CDS encoding ROK family transcriptional regulator, which yields MGNHALLKQINKLLILKTILDNKMISRAKISRLVDLNKATVSNLTDELIKEGYIVEKGYGKSKGGRRPVLLQVNKDVGSIIGIDLGVDYIHVILSNFIGEIIFEEYVNIKMEEPKEKLLNLLFDMIEKAIDKAPPTPKGILGIGIGVPGIVEKESGIVLIAPNLKWKNVHLKSIIEQRFNLPVYIDNEANAGALGEKWFGEWGKVSDLIYLSVGIGLGAGIIIDNKLFRGAAGFAGEVGHTTINFQDDVCSCGNIGCLENFASERALLSVIKKLVKEGAEDRYISCENVDEITPSQIIQAAMDGSRICRMAVLEVAEKMAIGIANLVNIFNPEIVIVGNKASFFGDLFLEKLREVVNQKSFIAQFYDLKIEVSKLKDRAVVLGCIAMVISDMLSFPEYV from the coding sequence ATGGGAAATCATGCGTTATTAAAACAAATAAATAAGCTTTTAATTTTGAAAACAATTTTAGATAATAAGATGATATCGCGCGCAAAAATTTCAAGGCTTGTAGATTTAAATAAAGCAACAGTGTCAAACCTAACCGATGAGCTTATAAAAGAAGGATATATAGTTGAAAAGGGATATGGCAAGTCAAAAGGTGGAAGAAGGCCTGTGCTTTTACAGGTAAATAAGGATGTAGGTTCAATCATAGGGATTGATTTGGGTGTTGATTACATTCATGTTATTCTTTCAAACTTTATAGGTGAGATTATTTTTGAAGAATATGTCAACATTAAGATGGAAGAGCCAAAAGAAAAACTTTTAAATCTTCTTTTTGACATGATTGAAAAAGCAATAGATAAAGCTCCGCCGACTCCAAAAGGAATTTTAGGTATTGGAATTGGTGTTCCTGGTATTGTGGAAAAAGAATCTGGAATTGTGCTTATTGCTCCAAATTTAAAATGGAAAAACGTTCACTTAAAGTCGATTATTGAGCAAAGGTTCAACCTGCCTGTTTATATTGACAATGAAGCAAATGCAGGCGCACTGGGCGAAAAGTGGTTTGGCGAGTGGGGAAAAGTTAGTGATTTGATTTACTTAAGTGTTGGCATTGGTCTTGGTGCAGGTATTATTATCGACAACAAGCTTTTCAGGGGCGCTGCAGGATTTGCGGGGGAGGTTGGACACACAACTATCAACTTTCAAGACGATGTTTGCAGCTGTGGCAACATTGGCTGTCTTGAGAACTTTGCATCTGAGAGGGCACTTTTGAGTGTTATCAAAAAACTTGTAAAAGAAGGAGCAGAGGATAGGTATATAAGCTGTGAAAATGTAGATGAAATAACTCCTTCTCAGATTATACAAGCAGCGATGGATGGAAGCAGGATTTGCAGAATGGCTGTGCTTGAGGTCGCTGAAAAGATGGCAATAGGAATTGCAAATCTTGTAAATATTTTTAATCCTGAAATAGTAATTGTAGGTAACAAGGCATCGTTTTTTGGTGATTTGTTTTTGGAAAAATTGAGAGAGGTAGTTAATCAAAAGTCTTTTATAGCCCAGTTTTATGATCTTAAGATTGAAGTTTCAAAGCTAAAAGACAGAGCTGTGGTTTTAGGGTGCATAGCAATGGTAATCTCTGATATGCTTTCTTTTCCAGAGTATGTATGA